From Methylopila sp. M107, a single genomic window includes:
- a CDS encoding PLP-dependent aminotransferase family protein, producing the protein MDEHLAAESGSRRTLIECVAATIRQRIAARTLTPGARLPSVRAFAKSAGVSTSTVVEAYERLAAEGAIRSRPGSGFYVESALAPLSLADIGPKLDREIDPLWVSRQSLNAGATLLKPGCGWMPPAWMPEAGLRRALRTLARADADALTDYSTPLGLAPLRRLLSRRMAEHGVAAPPDQIMLTESGTQAIDLLCRFLIEPGDTVLVDDPCYFNFHALLRAHRAKVVGVAYTPSGPDIEAFGQALAEHRPRLYVTNSAIHNPTGATLSPVAAHRVLKLADQHDVTIVEDDTFADFGDPSTPRLAAFDGLNRVVQIGSFSKTLSASVRCGYIAALAAWIDALTDLKIATSFGSGRLAGELLLAVLKDGGYRRHMETLRARLSKAMAETAKRLDALGVTPWIEPRAGMFLWCRLPEGIDAADVARRALSHDVVLAPGNAFSLSGTAGGFMRFNVAQCEDPRVFEALRRSM; encoded by the coding sequence ATGGATGAACACCTGGCGGCTGAGAGCGGAAGCAGACGCACGCTGATCGAATGCGTCGCCGCGACGATCCGCCAGCGCATCGCGGCCAGGACCCTGACGCCGGGCGCGAGACTGCCGTCGGTCAGGGCCTTCGCGAAGTCCGCGGGCGTCTCCACCTCGACTGTGGTCGAGGCTTATGAACGCCTCGCCGCGGAAGGCGCGATCCGTTCCCGGCCGGGATCTGGCTTCTACGTGGAGAGCGCGCTCGCGCCGCTGTCGCTCGCCGACATCGGCCCGAAGCTCGACCGCGAGATCGACCCTCTCTGGGTCTCCCGCCAGTCGCTCAACGCTGGCGCGACCCTGCTGAAACCCGGCTGCGGCTGGATGCCCCCCGCGTGGATGCCGGAAGCCGGGCTCAGGCGCGCCCTGCGGACGCTGGCGCGCGCGGACGCCGACGCGCTGACCGACTATTCGACGCCGCTCGGCCTCGCGCCGCTACGGCGGCTCCTGTCGCGGCGGATGGCGGAGCACGGAGTCGCAGCGCCGCCCGACCAGATCATGCTAACCGAGTCGGGCACGCAGGCGATCGACCTACTGTGCCGCTTCCTGATCGAGCCGGGCGACACGGTGCTGGTCGACGATCCCTGCTACTTCAACTTCCACGCTCTGTTGCGCGCTCACCGAGCGAAGGTCGTCGGCGTCGCCTACACGCCGTCGGGGCCGGACATCGAGGCCTTCGGCCAGGCGTTGGCGGAGCACAGGCCGCGCCTCTACGTCACGAATTCCGCGATCCACAACCCGACGGGCGCGACGCTTTCGCCGGTCGCGGCGCACCGCGTCCTGAAGCTCGCGGACCAGCACGACGTGACGATCGTCGAAGACGACACCTTCGCCGATTTCGGCGACCCCTCGACGCCGCGGCTCGCGGCCTTCGACGGGCTGAACCGCGTCGTTCAGATCGGCAGCTTCTCGAAGACGCTGTCGGCTTCCGTGCGGTGCGGCTACATCGCGGCCCTGGCGGCCTGGATCGACGCGCTCACCGACCTCAAGATCGCGACCTCATTCGGGAGCGGCCGACTTGCGGGCGAGCTGCTGCTCGCCGTGCTGAAGGACGGCGGCTATCGCAGGCACATGGAGACGCTGCGCGCGCGCCTGTCGAAAGCCATGGCAGAGACCGCAAAGCGGCTGGACGCGCTCGGCGTGACGCCATGGATCGAGCCCCGGGCCGGCATGTTCCTCTGGTGCCGCCTGCCCGAGGGTATAGACGCCGCCGACGTCGCGCGGCGCGCGCTCTCGCACGACGTGGTGCTCGCGCCCGGCAACGCGTTCAGCCTGTCGGGAACGGCCGGCGGCTTCATGCGGTTCAACGTCGCGCAATGCGAAGACCCGAGGGTGTTCGAGGCGCTGCGCCGTTCGATGTGA
- a CDS encoding DMT family transporter, which yields MTKSMNGWASGFLGILIFSGSLPATRIAVMDFDPVFLTAARASIAGALGLALLLLFREKRPVRGDLASLTVVSLGVVIGFPLLTAIALRHVTSAHSIVFLGLLPLATAIFGVLRGGERPRPVFWLFSCLGSALVAGFALFQGVSASLTGDLLMLAAIIACGLGYAEGATLSRRLGGWQVISWALALSLPVMIALTLWTMPASFASVGAAAWGGLAYVSLFSMLIGFVFWYKGLALGGIAAVGQLQLLQPFFGLLIAAALLHEAVSPAMIVVTLAVVTCVAGAKSFAR from the coding sequence ATGACCAAGTCGATGAACGGTTGGGCGAGCGGGTTCCTCGGGATCCTGATCTTCAGCGGGTCCTTGCCGGCCACGCGCATCGCCGTGATGGATTTCGACCCGGTCTTCCTGACCGCCGCCCGCGCCTCGATCGCTGGCGCCCTCGGGCTCGCCCTTCTTCTCCTGTTCAGGGAGAAGCGGCCGGTCCGCGGCGATCTGGCGTCACTGACCGTCGTGTCGCTCGGCGTCGTGATCGGCTTTCCTCTGCTGACGGCGATTGCGCTGCGCCACGTGACCTCCGCGCATTCGATCGTCTTTCTCGGCCTGCTGCCGCTCGCCACCGCAATCTTTGGCGTGCTGCGCGGCGGGGAGCGTCCGCGGCCAGTCTTCTGGCTGTTCTCCTGCCTCGGCAGCGCGCTGGTCGCGGGCTTCGCGCTCTTCCAGGGCGTTTCGGCCTCGCTCACGGGCGATCTGCTGATGCTGGCAGCGATCATCGCCTGCGGCCTCGGCTACGCCGAAGGCGCGACCCTGTCGCGAAGGCTCGGCGGCTGGCAGGTGATCTCATGGGCGTTGGCGCTGTCGCTGCCCGTCATGATCGCGCTGACGCTCTGGACGATGCCCGCCTCCTTCGCGTCGGTCGGCGCCGCGGCCTGGGGCGGGCTCGCCTATGTGTCGCTGTTCAGCATGCTCATCGGCTTCGTGTTCTGGTACAAAGGCCTCGCGCTCGGCGGCATCGCGGCTGTCGGTCAGCTGCAGCTGCTCCAGCCGTTCTTCGGCCTCCTGATCGCCGCGGCGCTGCTGCATGAAGCCGTCAGCCCCGCGATGATCGTCGTCACATTGGCGGTCGTTACCTGCGTCGCCGGGGCGAAGTCCTTCGCGCGCTGA
- a CDS encoding FMN-binding negative transcriptional regulator — translation MYVPTLFKETDVAEIHAAMRGARLANLVTSGPGGLIATPLPLFLDPSEGEHGVLYGHVAKANPQWREGSGEALAIFQGPEAYVSPSWYATKAETGKVVPTWNYVAVHAYGPVEFFHDVDRLLDAVTRLTDIHESGRDHPWAVADAPPDFVQSQLRGIVGLRMPITRLEGKRKLSQNRPAQDRAGVAAGLASSADPQDREVAAYIPS, via the coding sequence ATGTATGTGCCGACGCTGTTCAAGGAGACCGACGTCGCCGAGATCCACGCGGCGATGCGCGGAGCCAGACTGGCGAACCTCGTCACGAGCGGTCCGGGCGGCCTGATCGCGACGCCGCTTCCGCTGTTCCTCGATCCGTCCGAGGGCGAGCATGGCGTGCTCTACGGCCATGTCGCGAAGGCCAATCCTCAGTGGCGCGAGGGATCCGGCGAGGCGCTCGCGATCTTCCAGGGGCCGGAGGCCTATGTCTCGCCGTCGTGGTACGCGACAAAGGCCGAAACCGGGAAGGTCGTGCCGACGTGGAACTACGTCGCGGTCCACGCCTATGGCCCGGTCGAGTTCTTCCACGACGTCGATCGGCTGCTGGACGCAGTGACCCGGCTGACCGACATCCACGAAAGCGGGCGGGACCATCCCTGGGCGGTTGCGGACGCGCCGCCGGACTTCGTGCAGTCGCAGCTCCGGGGCATCGTCGGCCTGCGGATGCCGATCACGCGCCTTGAGGGCAAGCGCAAGTTGAGCCAGAACCGCCCGGCGCAGGACCGCGCCGGAGTCGCGGCGGGCTTGGCGAGCAGCGCCGATCCTCAAGACAGGGAAGTCGCTGCCTACATCCCCAGTTGA
- a CDS encoding AAA domain-containing protein, with amino-acid sequence MSATETERDDQPVAEPQPFADAISEAGGALPIDDVLFAVLPLLRTVAELHLHGLVAELGGRDVLQDETGRLRLRNPSGQPPRFALSAVKAVQPNPGSALNIIDEVRLTRDSETGLAMETLRAERDPAQPITKPVYLPDFAAWELRLGHHDEITDIFQLGQILACLACGLDFGDPDDVDRFAMNRRNLFVLSGRLNPVLANVILEMTALNRHERATDLGGLVRRLETWRDQPAALDVARVLSSADGAASRRTAVLAHLRDRLFDLSRRNRLLHFKPTQGTVNLTVASVPLVLRLESIRPDQLCVWGGAFAGDVTAGRQIPLRRWLRFEDQPYLPAALDRLIQDQRRDRAEYGFSPLRLVVAFLRWNNLKEAPDERIVSPLLWLPVELVKKKGVTDQYMLQAADGEAEFNPALRHHLRQLYDIRLPETVDLETTSLEAIHADLAAQIRRSEPGVELRLLTRPSVRLVHQRAVQRMQQFQRRKTRDQRRRAVHGRPDFSYDRSDYRPLGLALFEQQVRPSPLPLRSAVGARSRPQPLHMVAPAGAVENVTYTLPEDEGHRFAWDFDLTQVTLSNFSYRKMSLVRDYAQLIDEPAANPAFDRVFSIEPREIEAEAPPPLGLGDQWTVVPADATQTAAAALARTGRSFIIQGPPGTGKSQTITNLIADYAGRGKRVLFVCEKRAALDVVFHRLKQCGLDDLCCLIHDSQTDKKAFVQNLRESYERWAKTPGDRPAHEQARAAATEAITSEMAKIERFEQAMQSAPAALACSVRALVARTIELPAPDPDIGPKTRERLPQIADWDAQRELTGRIVRALRDRFGRDHLAGHPFARLAGALVAHPAAYAEVEARLVACETIADRLDAAFENDAQLLSRDLPLADAVTLTEAARRIADLGLADRLDLLQTQTPASRAFEAERAEVERLATTAAGASAAAGSWREKLTPDDTQAALALARQHEGSLFRFLSSAWRRLAREMERRYDFGRHAVRPRVLATLETLAADHEASAAKLTAERTLEGRYGVRDVDAFARALAELREAVAASPLLRRLLDHLRQAPASARADGAASEAVAELASIAETSFRIGAGDTLEDLFEQLRDLREALDDLPDFIPLLRAMHAAGPAYASALQDIALPPAGIEALVAAEQLARLTRQDPELARFDGPALARAASRAARGEKAILGLNAALVRATQHAKFLDHVRASSLSVSQLDEEGRRFRKNYSTGRRELEHEFGKTMRHRSIRDLAGDETGLVVNDLKPIWLMSPLSVSDTLPLDPDLFDVVIFDEASQIPTEEAAPALSRSAQVVIVGDEMQLPPTSFFSSAVDEEDASVFAEEDGERIAIVLDADSLLNQAARNLPATLLAWHYRSRSEALISFSNAAFYEGRLITVPDRDVGPRGGELTTVRSDDADEDVARATEALLASPVSFLKVEDGVYAARGNAPEARVIARLVRDLLMKETGLSLGVVAFSEAQQGEIETALETLAADDAEFGARLEREYVREDDDQFTGLFVKNLENVQGDERDVILLSICYAPGPDGRMMMNFGPINQRGGEKRLNVIFSRAKRHMAVVSTIRAEAITNVHNDGAAALRAFLQFAEASARGEAERSQAVLGGLNPGAAQAFSGAPPRDAARTALAAALRLRGHTVHEHVGRSQFRCDLAILGEDGDAYALGLLLGPAEKADASGVRERFVFRPSILRSFGWRVVDVPPTDWLNDPDGVLARIEALLASGGEGGAEEEDDVFLPRPVVVDPVAAAPDPDELPATTGERTFGFREGNSDKFWRIGLSGLDVVVAFGRTGTKGQTVVKSFETEERAGREVAKLIAEKVRKGYEEL; translated from the coding sequence ATGAGCGCGACCGAGACCGAGAGAGACGACCAGCCCGTCGCGGAGCCGCAGCCCTTCGCGGACGCGATCTCGGAGGCCGGCGGGGCGCTGCCGATCGACGACGTGCTGTTCGCAGTGCTGCCGCTGCTGCGCACGGTGGCGGAGCTGCACCTGCACGGCCTCGTGGCCGAGCTCGGCGGCCGCGACGTACTGCAGGACGAGACCGGGCGGCTCAGGCTGCGCAACCCTTCCGGCCAGCCGCCGCGTTTCGCGCTGTCGGCCGTCAAGGCTGTCCAGCCCAATCCGGGCTCGGCGCTCAACATCATCGACGAGGTGCGCCTCACCCGCGATTCCGAGACCGGCCTTGCGATGGAGACGCTGCGCGCAGAGCGTGACCCGGCGCAGCCGATCACGAAGCCCGTCTACCTGCCGGACTTCGCCGCGTGGGAGCTGCGGCTCGGCCACCACGACGAAATCACCGACATCTTCCAGCTCGGCCAGATCCTCGCCTGCCTCGCCTGCGGGCTCGACTTCGGCGATCCGGACGACGTCGACCGGTTCGCGATGAACCGGCGCAACCTGTTCGTCCTCTCGGGGCGGCTCAATCCAGTGCTGGCGAACGTCATCCTCGAGATGACCGCGCTGAACCGCCACGAGCGCGCGACCGACCTTGGCGGGCTCGTGCGCCGGCTCGAGACCTGGCGCGACCAGCCGGCCGCGCTCGACGTCGCGCGCGTGCTGTCGAGCGCAGACGGCGCCGCCTCGCGCCGCACGGCGGTGCTGGCGCACTTGCGCGACCGGCTGTTCGACCTGTCCCGCCGCAACCGGCTGCTTCACTTCAAGCCGACTCAAGGGACGGTGAACCTGACGGTGGCGAGCGTGCCGCTGGTGCTGCGGCTCGAAAGCATCCGCCCGGACCAGCTCTGCGTGTGGGGCGGCGCCTTCGCGGGCGACGTCACAGCCGGCAGGCAGATCCCGCTCCGGCGGTGGCTGCGCTTCGAGGACCAGCCGTACCTGCCGGCCGCGCTCGACCGCCTGATCCAGGACCAGCGCCGCGACCGCGCCGAATACGGCTTCAGCCCGCTTCGGCTCGTCGTCGCCTTCCTGCGCTGGAACAATCTCAAGGAGGCGCCGGACGAGCGCATCGTTTCGCCGCTGCTGTGGCTGCCGGTCGAGCTCGTCAAGAAGAAGGGCGTCACCGACCAATACATGCTGCAGGCGGCCGACGGCGAGGCGGAGTTCAACCCGGCGCTGCGCCACCACCTGCGCCAGCTCTACGACATCCGTCTGCCCGAGACGGTGGATCTCGAAACGACCTCGCTCGAGGCGATCCATGCGGACCTCGCCGCCCAGATCCGGCGTTCGGAACCCGGCGTCGAGCTCAGGCTCCTCACCCGCCCCTCGGTGCGGCTGGTTCACCAGCGCGCCGTCCAGCGCATGCAGCAGTTCCAGCGCCGCAAAACCCGCGACCAGCGTCGCCGCGCGGTCCATGGCCGACCCGATTTCAGCTACGACCGCTCCGACTACCGTCCGCTCGGCCTTGCGCTGTTCGAGCAGCAGGTGCGGCCGAGCCCGCTGCCGCTTCGCAGCGCGGTCGGCGCGCGCTCGCGGCCTCAGCCGCTCCACATGGTCGCGCCGGCCGGCGCGGTCGAGAACGTCACCTATACGCTGCCCGAGGACGAGGGTCATCGCTTCGCCTGGGACTTCGACCTGACGCAGGTGACGCTCTCGAACTTCAGCTATCGCAAGATGTCGCTGGTTCGCGACTACGCCCAGCTGATCGACGAGCCTGCCGCGAACCCGGCCTTCGACCGGGTGTTCTCGATTGAGCCGCGCGAAATCGAGGCCGAGGCGCCGCCGCCGCTTGGGCTCGGCGACCAATGGACCGTGGTGCCGGCGGACGCGACCCAGACCGCCGCGGCGGCGCTGGCGCGGACGGGGCGCAGCTTCATCATTCAGGGGCCGCCCGGCACCGGCAAATCCCAGACCATCACGAACCTGATCGCCGACTATGCCGGGCGCGGCAAGCGCGTGCTGTTCGTGTGCGAGAAGCGGGCGGCGCTCGACGTCGTGTTCCACCGGCTGAAGCAGTGCGGGCTCGACGACCTGTGCTGCCTGATCCACGACAGCCAGACCGACAAGAAGGCCTTCGTCCAGAACCTCCGCGAGTCCTACGAACGCTGGGCCAAGACGCCCGGCGACCGCCCGGCGCACGAGCAGGCGCGCGCCGCCGCCACGGAAGCGATCACGTCTGAAATGGCGAAGATCGAGCGGTTCGAGCAGGCCATGCAGTCGGCGCCCGCAGCGCTCGCCTGTTCGGTCCGGGCGCTGGTGGCGCGGACGATCGAGCTTCCGGCGCCGGACCCGGACATCGGCCCGAAGACCCGCGAGCGCCTGCCGCAGATCGCGGACTGGGACGCGCAGCGGGAGCTGACCGGCCGGATCGTCCGGGCGCTCAGGGACCGCTTCGGCCGCGACCATCTCGCGGGCCATCCGTTCGCGCGGCTCGCAGGCGCGCTGGTCGCCCACCCGGCCGCCTATGCCGAGGTCGAGGCGCGGCTTGTCGCGTGCGAGACCATCGCGGACCGCCTCGACGCCGCCTTCGAGAACGACGCCCAGCTGCTGTCGCGCGACCTGCCGCTCGCCGACGCCGTGACGCTGACGGAAGCCGCAAGACGCATCGCGGATCTCGGCCTCGCCGACCGGCTCGACCTCCTGCAGACGCAAACGCCGGCCTCTCGAGCGTTCGAAGCCGAGCGCGCCGAAGTGGAGAGGCTGGCGACAACCGCGGCCGGCGCATCGGCGGCCGCAGGCAGTTGGCGCGAGAAGCTGACGCCGGACGACACGCAAGCCGCGCTCGCGCTGGCCCGCCAGCACGAGGGCTCGCTCTTCCGGTTCCTGTCGTCGGCCTGGCGGCGCCTGGCGCGCGAAATGGAGCGCCGATATGACTTCGGCCGCCATGCGGTGCGCCCGCGCGTGCTCGCGACGCTCGAAACGCTAGCCGCGGATCACGAAGCCTCCGCGGCGAAGCTGACCGCCGAGCGGACGCTCGAGGGGCGCTACGGGGTCCGCGACGTCGACGCCTTCGCGCGGGCCCTCGCGGAGCTCCGCGAGGCCGTCGCCGCGAGCCCGCTCCTGCGCCGGCTGCTCGACCACCTGCGGCAAGCGCCCGCCTCCGCACGCGCGGACGGCGCCGCTTCGGAGGCCGTCGCGGAACTGGCCTCGATCGCCGAGACCTCGTTCCGGATCGGGGCGGGCGACACGCTTGAAGACCTGTTCGAACAGCTCCGCGACCTGCGCGAGGCGCTCGACGATCTGCCGGATTTCATCCCCCTGCTGCGCGCGATGCACGCCGCGGGACCCGCTTACGCCAGTGCGCTGCAGGACATCGCTCTGCCGCCCGCCGGGATCGAGGCGCTGGTCGCGGCCGAGCAACTGGCGCGCCTGACGCGGCAGGACCCGGAGCTGGCACGTTTCGACGGCCCAGCTCTCGCGCGGGCCGCGTCCCGGGCGGCGCGCGGCGAGAAGGCGATCCTCGGGCTCAACGCAGCGCTGGTGCGCGCGACCCAGCACGCCAAGTTCCTAGATCACGTGCGGGCGTCATCGCTGTCGGTCTCGCAGCTCGACGAAGAAGGCCGGCGCTTCAGGAAGAACTATTCGACCGGCCGCCGCGAGCTTGAGCACGAGTTCGGCAAGACCATGCGCCACCGCTCGATCCGCGATCTCGCGGGCGACGAGACCGGGCTGGTGGTGAACGACCTGAAGCCGATCTGGCTGATGAGTCCGCTGTCGGTCTCCGACACGTTGCCGCTCGACCCCGACTTGTTCGACGTCGTGATCTTCGACGAGGCGAGCCAGATCCCGACCGAGGAGGCGGCGCCCGCGCTGAGCCGCTCGGCGCAGGTCGTGATCGTCGGCGACGAGATGCAGCTGCCGCCGACAAGCTTCTTCTCGAGCGCCGTCGACGAGGAGGACGCCAGCGTGTTCGCCGAGGAGGACGGCGAACGCATCGCCATCGTGCTCGACGCCGACAGCCTCCTGAACCAGGCCGCGCGCAACCTGCCCGCGACGCTGCTCGCCTGGCATTACCGCAGCCGGTCCGAGGCGCTGATCAGCTTCTCCAACGCCGCCTTCTACGAGGGGCGGCTGATCACGGTCCCGGACCGCGACGTCGGCCCGCGCGGCGGGGAGCTCACGACCGTTCGTTCCGACGACGCCGACGAGGATGTAGCCCGGGCGACGGAGGCGCTGCTCGCCAGTCCCGTGAGCTTCCTGAAGGTGGAGGACGGCGTCTACGCCGCCCGCGGCAACGCGCCGGAGGCGCGCGTCATCGCCCGGCTGGTGCGCGACCTCCTTATGAAGGAGACCGGCCTCAGTCTCGGCGTCGTCGCCTTCTCCGAGGCCCAGCAAGGCGAGATCGAGACGGCGCTGGAGACGCTCGCCGCCGACGACGCCGAATTCGGCGCGCGGCTGGAGCGCGAATATGTCCGCGAGGACGACGACCAGTTCACCGGCCTGTTCGTGAAGAACCTCGAAAACGTCCAGGGCGACGAGCGCGACGTCATCCTGCTCAGCATCTGCTACGCGCCAGGCCCGGACGGGCGGATGATGATGAACTTCGGCCCCATCAACCAGCGCGGCGGCGAAAAGCGCCTGAACGTCATCTTCAGCCGCGCCAAGCGCCACATGGCGGTGGTCTCGACCATCCGCGCCGAGGCGATCACCAACGTCCACAATGACGGAGCCGCGGCGCTGCGGGCCTTCCTCCAGTTCGCCGAGGCGAGCGCGCGCGGCGAGGCGGAGCGCTCTCAGGCCGTGCTCGGCGGCCTCAACCCCGGGGCCGCGCAGGCATTTTCAGGCGCGCCGCCGCGCGACGCGGCGCGGACAGCGCTCGCGGCCGCGCTCAGGCTGCGTGGCCACACTGTGCACGAGCATGTCGGCCGCTCGCAGTTCCGCTGCGACCTCGCGATCCTTGGCGAGGACGGCGACGCTTACGCGCTCGGGCTCCTGCTCGGGCCGGCCGAAAAGGCCGACGCCTCGGGCGTGCGCGAGCGCTTTGTGTTCCGGCCGTCCATCCTGCGCAGCTTCGGGTGGCGGGTCGTCGACGTGCCGCCGACGGACTGGCTGAACGATCCCGACGGCGTGCTCGCCCGGATCGAAGCGCTGCTCGCTTCGGGCGGCGAGGGCGGTGCGGAGGAAGAGGACGACGTGTTCCTTCCCCGGCCGGTCGTCGTGGACCCGGTCGCGGCCGCGCCGGATCCGGATGAGCTGCCTGCGACGACCGGCGAGCGCACGTTCGGCTTCCGCGAGGGCAATTCCGACAAGTTCTGGCGGATCGGCCTGTCGGGGCTCGACGTGGTCGTCGCCTTCGGCCGGACGGGCACGAAAGGCCAGACCGTGGTCAAGTCCTTCGAGACCGAGGAGCGCGCAGGCCGCGAGGTCGCGAAGCTGATCGCCGAGAAGGTGAGGAAGGGCTACGAGGAACTGTAG
- a CDS encoding M48 family metalloprotease — MTDDAPASRPHAPLGYLLDVVERLKRTEPEVWAWASSLEAQAEHSKAVQASLLRETYRLTPVAHASVYDACAVVLERLGLSAPVTLYQAGSGDMNAALVHLPGEAHLVFYGPVLERLGEAELAALLGHELAHYKLWSESGGEVLVASRILEHTLADPGAAPSHVQTARLFRLYVELYADRGAAIAVEAAEPAITTLVKVQTGLQSVDPAAYLAQAVELEGADPAVSQGQSHPETYLRARAVDKWWRGDADFEPWLRRQLHGPLSMASLDLADQEALQALTRGFIARFLGDEAMRSEAVLAQVRGYFPDWREVEPPLAPDALAPERIDDSVRDYLGFVLLDLALADPDLRDHALARAAAAAAAFGAGDSFLAALKRDAGAPKREVDALARKLKAAA; from the coding sequence ATGACCGATGACGCCCCGGCTTCCCGCCCACATGCGCCGCTCGGCTACCTGCTCGACGTGGTCGAGCGTCTCAAGCGCACCGAGCCGGAAGTGTGGGCCTGGGCGTCGTCGCTCGAAGCCCAGGCCGAACATTCCAAAGCCGTGCAGGCGTCGCTGCTGCGCGAGACCTACAGGCTGACGCCGGTCGCGCACGCATCTGTCTACGACGCCTGCGCGGTCGTGCTGGAGCGGCTTGGCCTCTCGGCGCCGGTCACGCTCTACCAGGCTGGCTCCGGCGACATGAACGCCGCGTTGGTCCACCTGCCGGGCGAGGCGCATCTCGTGTTCTACGGACCCGTGCTGGAGCGCCTCGGCGAGGCCGAACTCGCGGCCCTGCTCGGCCATGAGCTCGCACATTACAAGCTCTGGTCCGAGAGCGGCGGCGAGGTGCTGGTCGCCTCGCGAATCCTGGAGCACACGCTCGCCGATCCCGGCGCGGCGCCGAGCCACGTGCAGACGGCGAGGCTGTTCCGGCTCTATGTCGAGCTCTACGCCGACCGCGGCGCGGCGATCGCAGTCGAGGCCGCGGAGCCGGCCATCACCACACTGGTCAAGGTCCAGACAGGTCTCCAGAGCGTCGACCCCGCCGCCTATCTCGCGCAAGCCGTAGAGCTCGAAGGCGCGGACCCCGCCGTCTCGCAAGGCCAGTCGCACCCGGAGACCTATCTGCGGGCGCGGGCGGTCGACAAATGGTGGCGCGGCGACGCCGATTTCGAACCATGGCTGCGCAGACAGCTCCACGGTCCGCTGTCGATGGCTTCCCTCGACCTCGCCGACCAGGAGGCGCTTCAGGCCCTGACCCGCGGATTCATCGCGCGATTTCTCGGCGACGAAGCGATGCGCAGCGAGGCGGTGCTGGCGCAGGTTCGCGGCTACTTTCCGGACTGGCGGGAGGTCGAACCGCCGCTCGCGCCGGACGCGCTCGCGCCCGAGCGGATCGACGACAGCGTCCGCGACTATCTCGGCTTCGTGCTGCTCGACCTCGCGCTCGCCGACCCGGACCTGCGCGACCATGCGCTGGCGCGGGCCGCCGCCGCCGCCGCCGCGTTCGGGGCGGGAGACAGCTTCCTTGCGGCGTTGAAGCGGGACGCCGGGGCGCCGAAGCGCGAGGTCGACGCCCTCGCGCGCAAGCTGAAAGCCGCCGCATGA
- a CDS encoding rhodanese-like domain-containing protein, translating into MRAGPAAAALIAAFMGLPALAEDQLAPPEPEGYWTGDLHGPTPETLEGAAVIDLAGLDRLGPQKPLLIDVGPAVRRPPNLPAGTIWSPRHHTIPGAVWMPGAGVGDLAPDDERRLLEQVATLTDQRKSAPIVAFCQPKCWGSWNIAKRLVTAGYTAVSWFPAGVDAWRENRGDALASPLDGWKTE; encoded by the coding sequence ATGCGCGCCGGTCCTGCCGCGGCCGCCCTGATCGCGGCGTTTATGGGTCTGCCGGCGCTCGCCGAAGACCAGCTCGCCCCGCCCGAGCCCGAAGGTTACTGGACAGGCGACTTGCACGGGCCGACGCCCGAGACGCTCGAAGGCGCGGCGGTGATTGACCTCGCGGGCCTCGACAGGCTCGGTCCCCAAAAACCGTTGCTGATCGACGTCGGCCCGGCGGTGCGCCGGCCTCCAAACCTGCCGGCCGGCACGATCTGGTCTCCACGCCACCACACCATTCCCGGAGCGGTGTGGATGCCCGGCGCCGGTGTGGGAGACCTAGCGCCCGACGACGAGCGCCGACTGCTCGAACAGGTGGCGACGTTGACCGATCAGCGGAAGTCGGCGCCGATCGTGGCGTTCTGCCAACCAAAATGCTGGGGAAGCTGGAACATCGCGAAGCGGCTCGTCACTGCGGGATACACGGCGGTGTCCTGGTTCCCGGCAGGCGTCGACGCGTGGCGGGAGAACCGCGGCGACGCGCTCGCAAGTCCGCTCGACGGCTGGAAGACAGAATAG
- a CDS encoding thiosulfate oxidation carrier complex protein SoxZ, whose protein sequence is MAKVRIKIPDQVRRGETFEIRTVALHRMESGFRRRADGGTFPQNLIRTFSCTLAGVEIFGAEFGPGVSANPYLAFSAVATQDGPLQFTWAGDDGFEIVETMELKVV, encoded by the coding sequence ATGGCGAAGGTCCGCATCAAGATCCCCGACCAGGTCCGCCGAGGCGAGACCTTCGAGATCCGCACCGTCGCGCTGCATCGGATGGAGTCTGGCTTCCGCAGACGCGCCGACGGAGGAACGTTCCCGCAGAACCTGATCCGCACGTTCTCGTGCACGCTCGCCGGGGTCGAGATCTTCGGCGCAGAGTTCGGGCCGGGGGTGTCGGCGAACCCCTATCTCGCCTTTTCCGCAGTCGCCACGCAGGACGGGCCATTGCAGTTCACATGGGCGGGCGACGACGGCTTCGAGATCGTCGAGACCATGGAACTGAAGGTCGTCTGA
- a CDS encoding thiosulfate oxidation carrier protein SoxY, translating into MAATLTVEAAAAPVADEAAAAIAAFTGGREALAGGVTLSLPALVEDGDHAPLSVVVDGGPRVRRIGVFSSGNPVALVAVYRLGPGAVPRLTTNIRLWRSQTVTVVAELDDGGFRAAAVDVSVTLAACRSE; encoded by the coding sequence TTGGCCGCGACGCTCACGGTCGAGGCCGCCGCAGCGCCGGTCGCCGACGAAGCGGCGGCGGCCATTGCGGCCTTTACGGGCGGAAGGGAAGCGCTCGCGGGCGGCGTGACGCTGTCGCTGCCGGCGTTGGTCGAAGACGGCGACCACGCGCCGCTGTCCGTCGTCGTCGATGGAGGGCCCCGCGTCCGCCGCATCGGCGTCTTCAGTTCCGGCAATCCGGTTGCGCTCGTCGCCGTTTATCGCCTGGGGCCGGGCGCCGTCCCGAGGCTCACGACGAACATCCGCCTCTGGCGCAGCCAGACCGTGACGGTCGTGGCGGAACTCGACGACGGCGGCTTTCGCGCGGCGGCGGTCGATGTCTCCGTGACCCTCGCCGCGTGCAGGAGCGAGTGA